In Tachysurus vachellii isolate PV-2020 chromosome 3, HZAU_Pvac_v1, whole genome shotgun sequence, one genomic interval encodes:
- the tcf20 gene encoding transcription factor 20 has protein sequence MQNFSNSPATLPPGFPSRGGNLVGSPYPPHISDAQISPRTIEDYAAMQQSQTVLQSHGQHPHLRGQQHLGPASLIHGYGSRRGAGEIPQATGSSSNSYRKESMDYYFSVSGRDRNRRGGGGFGTGFGYSNMEYQYRHVSASGPSSGMLSPYPMDYSTSASSAGGSATSNSSGSGSFSPTQQFNMAQNSSMQPVSGAEMHQRQHSQKYPSHQGLQQGHRTYPLSGHRMSHFVHYPPLNVPTASVGMYNSPPQRYEMSSGNMDSKIISPTHSNPNTTPGSAALNNSRHQENAGQNYPTSSHPPYSPQSHPVPKHASRRTQQHNLGAAYDAPLKMQHAPPGIAHTKNHQSSVSLSPAAPHHPSQDISKSPMQSQNQQTQLNQNFSPISNPSPVPSAVHSPSCSSSSSPLMGVSEGLGSSASLHSSLLNTRSTQSHIRAQHTMQQLSPTPSSNSSISSCGSVMSSAVNQNRTGVGLQGGQREETSSLYPQDKLSQDPGLNSLNALTSQVANLPNTVQNTMLTDTVLSQKKRKESAHQTHLHQTVNNQQKHRNANAAGLSTATEERGDVLASELEEKSKNNDLSEHDNLRQPDAFSNNSKPDNYYSSTLNQTQTQIGQVCPGRHLQMDDRITEGKVKQSFSQGAKSFSQIKAPESLTQPSSSPPCVPPEPSPNASSCAPAPSASSSAASSPTHSVQSNCVIEHDLSHSDEKTGLKEKKTSDIKDEKNTVKHEEPSHQELDNGKITQTLASVKVEQSCLAEQNENEKDVKKNSTQHFRSRTLSTPEQSNAGVGVIVSARSEQSPEGLKQTEVKSQHGTLSDMGKLSYPEEKHSINMFKDSGSHNGDGEICMETYTGHYDVSPKTEIGQNMSSNHCQAGSYKYCNPEMPYNACMGAKIKVRAGPGSGIGANRYQDYHPGQSNFGYVSRKDVGVLGVMGKSGVGLRGQDSNSQLQQPYPSLLQEVLQGYHLDRRYCRPEQTSGSRHQPQNMSQHHYQTRLPYRMTENMRPHGMDQSAMGGASINQQMASGKLHSQNQGPELEMGLGLLHPSWDPETQRPKGDQEKGTTTMSPSHSTHLQQSSDLSTAATPKHINLADYSLPHRKTPSMAAPPSTVQELLLQESNQELSHHAESLNQTQSQMSSSERRSVICDVSPSRRTASEKERSHCGTPGSSVIQHPLSIAILSEQGCTKEDVKDKEFELEKVSKINPKELGKQLGDGHSAILPKEESPHAPIEVNSDMHRQSGGKGIIEPSSNALYHSKISSTPLSSPPRCKPYSQTIDGSAAFTTYGFSDTADGPKMNAHHPTPNSFHSLSPSHIPPSVNKLQAYSPHVPLQHTHGIHDRFDWSTSSNRHKDFSILHNSNQNQDQKLSRQHSYPGSHYDMKMWESYAEREATGNQQLHPLTPSHKSVGSVPTSGPKPLETDVSRGVTEDSAKSFHPPVAAGSGTSIITPVLPQGNRQSKIGGSAETNPLMMRRRVRSFISPIPAKRQHQDFSGNRSVPSHHSPVAHSESRQLNDSDSSSVDSRSKLASPNTPFQTPSANSPPQAKTKFLPPRKGRGLKLEAIVQKITPNKKASYSNSHSDADYSDASRYSSDIPDTESPFSNAPHRESSCLPFLDEANSLDDILPYRAEDAYSCDSQALKQGVTGSTGTTLRNLPADFNFGLGTAGSSGPGNDEGDKDEFTLLGPLPPPPPLPRPVQGSPPPSSSALSDIQQFTNTYQQLETRRGEQSAANLLRQKLQETGMGFDDYPGGDFYGATPPHGQSPGHHLLSRPQQIELASPRIPSDSKLQENFVPKGYFPSGKKKGRPVGSVNKQKRVQVQVQSATCNVMSAPHTPPSGPLVATPQPASNSIFAGEAVITSNLPEEKPCPSLDLAEQGQTVKVEDEVEEIQPEVDMKPIKHRQRKGKEGNEATGSKSRQWRKSKEITSKEEQDPQTVGVGNAGTLQDTRKNIFSPYVHVERKITEIGAVCTIVNSEDEKSKGGGKNGASVVDGNSNVSLIAQMGRKEREIERVQEKGIDEPNDSVIQSGKSLPTSGYVLPGPVNSEIGHTGRLLCCLCQKWANYKNLGDLYGPFYPADYAAKFPKNQPQIRQILSNAGVANAGSSVSTDLSNASSVSTDLTVPDIQSVYIPDISSADTSCSVSQTTNPVSPAVSENLTCLNTTTKATEQNWNLMPEGALITLDPPELEKEVSQRRHQKAEEVQQRPQHRKLTSHPRFKRRHKSSEDLPRTIPINSKASLPFQPPPPSLDSLGPLAQLAQLPVVPLDPKELWVHESCIVWTSGVYLVNGRLYGLQEALDGARETNCSHCDMAGSTLGCYSKGCTLRYHYLCAVEADCCLNEDNFSLRCPKHKFPQNSRPAKPAAAHQEQSERG, from the exons ATGCAGAACTTTTCCAACAGTCCTGCCACACTGCCTCCAGGATTTCCTAGCAGAGGTGGGAACTTGGTTGGTTCCCCATATCCACCCCATATATCAGATGCTCAGATATCTCCAAGGACTATTGAAGATTATGCTGCCATGCAGCAATCGCAAACTGTCCTCCAAAGTCATGGACAGCACCCACACCTACGTGGGCAGCAGCACCTGGGACCAGCATCCCTTATCCATGGTTATGGATCTAGGAGAGGTGCTGGAGAGATACCACAGGCTACTGGAAGCAGTAGCAACTCTTACCGAAAGGAAAGTatggattattatttttcagtGAGTGGCCGAGACAggaacaggagaggaggaggaggttttGGAACAGGGTTTGGATACTCAAACATGGAATATCAGTACAGACATGTTTCTGCATCTGGGCCATCCTCTGGCATGCTGTCTCCTTACCCAATGGACTACAGCACTAGTGCTTCTTCTGCTGGTGGCAGTGCTACTAGTAATAGCAGTGGTAGTGGTTCGTTTTCACCCACTCAGCAGTTTAATATGGCCCAGAATTCATCAATGCAGCCAGTTTCAGGTGCTGAAATGCACCAGCGACAACATAGCCAAAAATACCCTTCACATCAGGGCTTACAACAAGGTCATCGTACCTATCCTCTCTCTGGGCACAGAATGTCTCACTTTGTGCACTACCCTCCTCTTAATGTACCCACAGCATCAGTAGGAATGTACAACTCTCCACCACAAAGGTATGAGATGAGCAGTGGAAACATGGACTCCAAAATcatctcacccactcactccaATCCAAACACTACTCCAGGTTCTGCAGCCTTAAACAACTCTAGGCACCAAGAGAATGCAGGACAGAACTACCCCACTTCCAGCCATCCACCATATTCACCTCAGTCTCATCCTGTTCCCAAACATGCCTCTCGTCGCACTCAGCAGCATAATCTTGGAGCAGCCTATGATGCCCCATTGAAGATGCAGCATGCACCTCCTGGCATTGCACACACTAAAAACCATCAGTCGTCTGTATCTTTAAGTCCTGCTGCACCACACCATCCCTCTCAGGACATTTCCAAATCTCCCATGCAGTCCCAAAACCAGCAGACACAACTGAACCAAAATTTCAGCCCAATTTCTAATCCATCTCCTGTTCCATCTGCTGTGCACTCTCCAAGCTgcagctcctcctcctccccactGATGGGTGTTTCAGAAGGTCTGGGCAGTTCGGCGTCATTGCACTCTTCACTTTTAAATACCCGCAGTACTCAAAGCCATATTAGGGCCCAACATACCATGCAACAGCTTAGCCCAACTCCTAGTTCtaatagtagtattagtagttgTGGTAGTGTAATGAGCTCTGCTGTTAATCAAAATCGTACAGGAGTGGGACTACAGGGTGGACAACGGGAAGAAACCTCATCTCTGTACCCACAGGACAAGCTCTCACAAGACCCTGGACTGAATAGTCTAAATGCCCTTACATCCCAAGTGGCTAATTTGCCCAACACAGTACAAAATACAATGTTAACAGACACTGTGCTCtctcagaagaaaagaaaagaaagtgcaCATCAGACTCACTTGCACCAGACAGTTAACAATCAGCAGAAACATAGAAATGCTAATGCTGCTGGTCTAAGCACAGCAACCGAAGAACGTGGAGATGTTTTAGCATCTGAACTAGAGGAGAAAAGTAAGAACAATGATCTTTCAGAACATGACAATTTAAGACAACCAGATGCATTTAGCAATAATTCTAAACCTGATAACTACTACTCATCAACGCTGAATCAGACTCAAACTCAAATAGGACAAGTTTGTCCTGGTCGACATCTACAAATGGATGACCGAATCACAGAGGGGAAAGTCAAACAGTCATTTAGTCAGGGTGCAAAATCTTTTTCACAGATTAAGGCACCAGAATCCCTAACTCAGCCATCCTCTTCTCCACCCTGTGTTCCTCCAGAACCAAGCCCAAATGCATCTTCTTGTGCACCTGCTCCATCTGCCTCCTCATCTGCTGCATCCTCTCCTACTCATTCTGTACAGTCAAATTGTGTAATTGAACATGATCTTAGTCACTCTGATGAAAAAACTGGTCTGAAGGAGAAAAAGACTTCAGATATTAAAGatgaaaaaaacacagttaaaCATGAAGAGCCTTCTCATCAAGAACTGGATAATGGAAAAATTACTCAGACCTTGGCCAGTGTAAAGGTGGAACAATCATGCCTAGCTGAACAAAATGAGAATGAGAAGGATGTCAAGAAAAACAGCACGCAGCATTTTCGGAGTAGGACTTTAAGCACTCCAGAGCAGTCAAATGCTGGAGTTGGTGTTATTGTTTCTGCACGTTCTGAACAAAGTCCTGAGGGACTTAAGCAAACAGAGGTCAAATCTCAGCATGGCACTTTATCGGATATGGGGAAGCTCAGCTATCCTGAGGAGAAACATTCCATAAACATGTTTAAGGATTCTGGAAGTCATAATGGAGATGGGGAAATTTGTATGGAAACATACACAGGACACTATGATGTTTCCCCGAAGACTGAGATTGGGCAAAACATGTCCTCAAATCATTGTCAAGCTGGTTCTTACAAATATTGCAATCCTGAAATGCCATATAATGCTTGCATGGGTGCAAAGATCAAAGTACGGGCTGGACCAGGGAGTGGAATAGGTGCAAACAGATATCAAGACTACCATCCGGGACAATCTAACTTTGGTTATGTGTCTAGAAAGGATGTTGGTGTACTAGGAGTGATGGGAAAAAGTGGTGTAGGTTTGAGAGGTCAGGATAGTAATTCACAGTTGCAGCAACCGTATCCCAGTCTTTTACAAGAAGTCCTCCAAGGCTATCATTTAGATCGGCGTTACTGCCGCCCTGAACAAACATCTGGTAGTCGTCATCAACCTCAAAATATGTCCCAGCATCATTACCAGACTAGACTACCATACCGTATGACCGAGAACATGAGGCCTCATGGAATGGACCAGTCAGCAATGGGTGGTGCCAGTATTAATCAACAAATGGCTTCAGGAAAGCTTCATTCTCAAAATCAGGGACCAGAGCTTGAGATGGGCCTTGGTCTTCTGCATCCCTCTTGGGATCCTGAAACACAAAGGCCTAAGGGGGATCAAGAGAAGGGCACAACGACTATGTCTCCTAGCCATTCCACCCATTTACAGCAGTCCTCTGATCTTTCTACAGCAGCTACTCCTAAGCACATTAATTTGGCAGACTATTCCTTGCCCCACAGAAAAACCCCAAGCATGGCTGCTCCACCTTCTACTGTCCAGGAGTTGCTTTTGCAAGAATCTAACCAAGAATTATCTCATCATGCAGAATCCCTAAATCAGACCCAGTCTCAGATGTCATCCTCAGAAAGGCGCTCGGTAATCTGTGATGTATCTCCGTCACGACGAACTGcttcagagaaagaaagaagtcacTGTGGGACGCCTGGATCCTCAGTCATTCAGCACCCACTGTCAATAGCTATATTAAGTGAACAAGGGTGCACTAAAGAGGATGTAAAAGATAAAGAGTTTGAATTGGAAAAAGTTTCTAAGATAAACCCCAAAGAACTTGGAAAACAACTCGGAGATGGACACAGTGCGATTTTACCTAAGGAAGAGTCCCCGCATGCACCTATAGAAGTTAATTCTGACATGCATAGACAGAGTGGTGGAAAAGGGATTATTGAACCCTCCAGCAATGCTTTATACCATTCTAAAATTTCCTCTACTCCCCTTTCATCTCCACCCAGATGCAAACCTTATAGCCAGACTATTGATGGATCCGCAGCTTTCACTACTTATGGTTTTAGTGATACAGCAGATGGACCCAAAATGAATGCTCATCATCCTACTCCTAATTCATTCCATTCATTATCTCCAAGTCACATCCCACCTTCAGTTAACAAGTTGCAAGCATATTCTCCCCATGTCCCTCTTCAGCACACACATGGTATCCATGATCGATTTGACTGGTCAACAAGCAGTAACAGACATAAAGATTTTTCCATCCTTCACAACTCAAACCAAAATCAAGACCAGAAGCTATCAAGACAGCACTCCTACCCTGGCTCTCACTATGATATGAAAATGTGGGAATCCTATGCTGAAAGAGAAGCAACTGGAAACCAGCAGCTACACCCTTTGACTCCTTCTCACAAGTCGGTTGGCTCTGTACCAACCAGTGGTCCCAAGCCCTTGGAGACAGATGTTTCTCGAGGGGTTACAGAAGATTCAGCAAAGTCATTCCATCCACCTGTAGCTGCTGGTTCAGGCACCAGTATTATTACCCCAGTTCTTCCCCAAGGAAATCGACAGAGCAAAATTGGGGGGTCAGCTGAAACTAACCCATTAATGATGAGAAGGAGAGTTCGTTCTTTCATTTCACCAATTCCTGCCAAGAGGCAGCATCAGGATTTTTCTGGCAACAGGAGTGTGCCATCTCATCACTCTCCTGTAGCCCATTCTGAATCTCGACAACTAAATGACAGTGATTCAAGCAGTGTAGACTCTCGTTCTAAACTAGCTTCTCCCAACACACCGTTTCAAACTCCAAGTGCTAACTCACCGCCACAGGCAAAAACAAAGTTTCTGCCACCAAGAAAGGGACGGGGATTAAAACTGGAAGCAATAGTTCAAAAAATCACTCCAAATAAAAAGGCTAGTTACAGTAATAGCCACTCAGATGCTGATTATTCAGACGCATCCCGTTATAGTTCTGATATACCTGACACAGAATCACCCTTCTCTAATGCACCTCACAGAGAAAGCAGTTGTCTACCTTTCCTTGATGAAGCTAACTCGCTAGATGATATTTTGCCCTACAGAGCAGAAGATGCATATTCTTGTGATTCTCAAGCTCTCAAGCAGGGTGTGACTGGTTCTACTGGTACTACTCTGAGAAATTTGCCAGCAGACTTCAACTTTGGGTTAGGCACTGCTGGATCTTCGGGGCCTGGGAATGATGAAGGTGATAAGGATGAGTTTACACTATTAGGACCCCTTCCTCCACCACCTCCATTGCCTCGTCCTGTGCAAGGTTCCCCTCCTCCATCTTCATCTGCTTTGTCTGATATACAACAATTCACTAACACCTACCAGCAGCTAGAGACAAGAAGAGGAGAGCAGTCTGCTGCTAACCTGCTGAGGCAGAAACTTCAGGAGACTGGAATGGGTTTTGATGATTATCCTGGAGGAGATTTTTATGGAGCAACCCCACcccatggccaaagtccaggccaCCACTTACTCTCCAGACCTCAACAGATCGAGTTAGCCTCACCAAGAATTCCATCAGATTCCAAACTACAAGAGAACTTTGTTCCCAAAGGCTACTTTCCTTCAGGCAAAAAGAAGGGACGACCAGTAGGAAGcgtaaataaacagaaacgtGTACAAGTTCAAGTACAGAGTGCAACTTGCAATGTGATGTCGGCTCCTCATACGCCTCCTTCTGGTCCTCTTGTTGCTACTCCGCAGCCTGCGTCAAATTCTATCTTTGCGGGAGAAGCAGTAATAACATCAAACTTACCTGAAGAGAAACCTTGTCCCTCTCTGGATCTTGCTGAACAGGGACAAACAGTAAAGGTAGAGGATGAAGTTGAGGAAATCCAGCCTGAGGTGGATATGAAACCAATAAAACACAGGCAGAGAAAGGGAAAAGAGGGGAATGAAGCAACTGGCTCAAAAAGCAGACAGTGGaggaaaagtaaagaaattacCTCTAAAGAAGAGCAGGATCCTCAGACTGTTGGTGTGGGAAATGCGGGTACTTTGCAAGACACTAGGAAAAACATTTTCTCTCCATATGTACATGTTGAAAGGAAGATAACTGAAATTGGAGCAGTCTGTACAATTGTCAATTCTGAAGATGAGAAATCgaaaggaggaggaaaaaatgGTGCTTCTGTGGTTGATGGCAACTCAAATGTTTCTCTGATAGCTCAGATGGGCAGAAAAGAGAGGGAAATTGAGAGAGTGCAGGAAAAAGGGATTGATGAGCCAAATGATTCTGTCATACAGTCAGGAAAGTCCCTTCCCACATCTGGATATGTCCTCCCAGGCCCTGTGAATTCTGAGATTGGGCACACTGGTCGTTTGTTGTGTTGCCTTTGCCAGAAATGGGCAAATTATAAGAATCTTGGAGATCTCTATGGTCCCTTTTACCCAGCTGACTATGCTGCCAAATTCCCAAAAAACCAACCCCAAATCCGACAGATCTTGTCAAATGCTGGGGTGGCCAACGCAGGGTCTTCTGTATCAACAGACTTATCAAATGCATCTTCTGTATCAACAGACTTAACTGTCCCAGACATTCAGTCTGTATATATTCCAGACATCAGTTCAGCAGACACTAGTTGTTCAGTAAGTCAAACTACAAACCCAGTGTCCCCTGCAGTAAGTGAAAATCTGACATGTCTTAATACCACCACCAAAGCAACAGAGCAAAACTGGAATCTGATGCCAGAAGGGGCACTTATTACATTAGACCCACCTGAACTAGAGAAAGAGGTGTCCCAGAGAAGACATCAGAAAGCAGAGGAAGTGCAGCAAAGACCACAGCATAGAAAGCTGACTTCCCATCCGCGTTTCAAGAGGAGACACAAATCTAGTGAGGACTTGCCCCGCACAATTCCAATTAACAGCAAAGCTTCACTGCCTTTCCAGCCTCCACCACCCAGCCTTGATTCGTTGGGACCTTTGGCTCAACTTGCTCAACTCCCAGTGGTGCCCTTAGATCCAAAGGAGCTATGGGTCCACGAGAGCTGCATTGTTTGGACTAGTGGTGTTTACCTGGTCAATGGGAGATTGTATGGCCTCCAGGAGGCGCTAGATGGTGCCAGAGAAACA aACTGTTCTCATTGTGATATGGCTGGTTCCACTCTGGGTTGTTATAGTAAAGGATGCACACTGAGGTATCATTATCTGTGTGCTGTGGAAGCAG ACTGCTGTCTAAATGAAGACAATTTCTCCTTGAGGTGTCCAAAGCACAAG tttCCACAAAACAGTAGACCAGCCAAACCTGCAGCTGCACACCAGGAACAGTCGGAAAGAGGCTGA